The following proteins are encoded in a genomic region of Arcobacter suis CECT 7833:
- a CDS encoding inorganic phosphate transporter: MSVLWDALNNIDNFTIGLLLLSLGIALFYEMINGFHDTANAVAMIIYTNSMKPGYSVIMAGIMNFFGVILGGIGVAYVIVHLLPLDIMVSSDQNATLVMIFSLLISALVWNFGTWYFGLPVSSSHSLIGSLVGVSVAFGMMHGFTFSQSLNWKVVYGILTALAVSPILGFGLAFLIMKLSRKVVKNPKFFKTPTGDKKKKPNFWMRTGIIATGAGVSFAHGSNDGQKGIGLIMIILIGILPTYYALNMEAHQYKIMQTRDSAANLAKFYADNNDTLTKLLNEKQLISALKIQNSITECNVNQVYNTTLEISTKLDGLKSYSELTEDDRWKIHTAVLCSDNFFGQVERAYKSIDKDKSDYIADQRKQMITSTEYVPYWVIIAVALMIGIGTMIGYKRVVHTIGEKIGSKPINHMQGAVSQAMAMVTILLANFAHAPVSTTHIVSSSVAGTMVAEPDGGVQKKTINTILLAWLFTLPVTALMGAGIYVSLSYITKIG; this comes from the coding sequence ATGTCTGTTTTGTGGGATGCTTTAAATAATATCGATAACTTTACAATTGGCTTATTGCTTTTGTCATTGGGTATCGCATTATTTTATGAAATGATTAACGGTTTTCATGATACAGCAAATGCTGTTGCTATGATTATATATACTAATTCTATGAAACCAGGATACTCTGTTATTATGGCTGGAATTATGAACTTTTTTGGTGTTATTTTGGGTGGAATTGGGGTTGCTTATGTAATTGTACATTTATTACCACTTGATATTATGGTATCTTCTGACCAAAATGCTACATTAGTAATGATTTTTTCACTATTAATTTCTGCTCTTGTTTGGAATTTTGGGACATGGTATTTTGGTTTACCAGTTTCTAGTTCACATTCACTAATAGGTTCATTAGTAGGAGTTAGTGTAGCTTTTGGAATGATGCATGGATTTACTTTTTCTCAAAGTCTAAACTGGAAAGTTGTTTATGGAATTTTAACTGCATTAGCTGTTTCTCCTATTTTGGGATTTGGATTAGCATTTTTGATTATGAAACTCTCACGAAAAGTTGTAAAAAACCCAAAATTCTTCAAAACACCAACTGGAGATAAAAAAAAGAAACCTAATTTTTGGATGAGAACAGGAATCATAGCAACAGGGGCTGGAGTTAGTTTTGCACATGGTTCTAATGATGGGCAAAAAGGAATAGGTCTTATTATGATTATTCTTATTGGAATTCTACCAACTTATTATGCTTTAAATATGGAAGCTCATCAATATAAAATTATGCAAACAAGAGATAGTGCAGCAAATTTAGCAAAATTCTATGCAGATAATAACGATACTCTTACAAAACTTTTAAATGAAAAACAACTTATCAGTGCATTAAAAATCCAAAATTCAATTACAGAGTGTAATGTTAATCAAGTATATAATACAACACTTGAAATTTCTACAAAACTTGATGGTTTAAAATCATATTCTGAACTTACAGAAGATGATAGATGGAAAATTCATACAGCTGTTTTATGTTCAGATAACTTCTTTGGACAAGTTGAAAGAGCTTACAAATCAATAGATAAAGACAAATCTGACTATATTGCAGATCAAAGAAAACAAATGATTACTTCTACTGAATATGTACCTTATTGGGTTATTATAGCTGTTGCTTTAATGATAGGTATTGGAACAATGATAGGTTATAAAAGAGTTGTTCATACTATTGGTGAAAAAATCGGTTCTAAACCAATCAATCATATGCAAGGTGCTGTTTCTCAAGCAATGGCAATGGTAACTATTTTATTAGCAAACTTTGCCCATGCACCTGTTAGTACAACTCATATTGTTTCAAGTTCTGTTGCTGGAACTATGGTTGCAGAACCAGATGGTGGAGTTCAGAAAAAAACAATTAATACAATTTTACTTGCATGGCTTTTTACTTTACCAGTTACAGCTTTAATGGGTGCTGGTATTTATGTATCTTTAAGTTATATTACAAAAATCGGTTAA
- a CDS encoding monooxygenase yields MAYILQVDFPHDKIFGEEFSKAFVDLATDISSEDGLLWKIWTENETTKEAGGIYLFSNEADAKRYLTKHTARLESFGYKDIRAKIFSVNEPLSLITNAGFLK; encoded by the coding sequence ATGGCATATATTTTACAAGTTGATTTTCCCCATGATAAAATCTTTGGTGAAGAGTTTTCAAAAGCTTTTGTGGATTTAGCAACTGATATATCAAGTGAAGATGGATTATTATGGAAAATCTGGACTGAAAATGAAACTACAAAAGAAGCAGGGGGAATTTATCTTTTTTCAAATGAAGCTGATGCAAAAAGATATTTGACTAAACATACAGCTAGACTTGAAAGTTTTGGATATAAAGATATAAGAGCAAAAATTTTTAGTGTAAATGAACCGTTAAGTTTAATAACAAATGCAGGTTTCTTAAAATAA